CGTCAGCTCCGGGAACGGGATACACTCGCTGTCGGGGAGGTGGCCGCGGTCGAACGCGCGCTGGTCGCGGATGTCGACGATTCGGAGCGTCTCGTCGGCGGAGCCGTCGGCGCGCTCGGACAGCAGCGCGGACAGCTCCTCGGGGTCGATCTCTCCGTCCATCAGTTGAGCGGGGCGAGGGTGGCCGTGAGGACGGCCCGGTCGGTCGTGTCGTTGCGCGCGCCGTGGACCGCGCCGCGCTCGTTGGGCACCACCGCCGGGGCCGCGAGCGCCTCCTCGTCGCCGTCGCGGATCACGGTCGGTTCGCCCTCGACCACGTGGAACACGTTCGTGGCGTCGGCGTGTTCGTGCGGGTCCACGGCCGCGTCTGGGCCGAGGACGAACGCCTTCACGAGCGCGTCGTCGGTGACGACGAGCTCGGCCGTCTCGACCTCCCCGGGGGCGGGGTCGAGGTCGGCGACCGCCGTCGCGTAGCTGTCGAGCGTCATACCCGCACC
This genomic stretch from Halorubrum hochsteinianum harbors:
- a CDS encoding cupin domain-containing protein, which translates into the protein MTLDSYATAVADLDPAPGEVETAELVVTDDALVKAFVLGPDAAVDPHEHADATNVFHVVEGEPTVIRDGDEEALAAPAVVPNERGAVHGARNDTTDRAVLTATLAPLN